One Streptomyces sp. V4I8 genomic window carries:
- a CDS encoding MAB_1171c family putative transporter translates to MNGLLGYVSCGVLWLGLVVKAPDLLRHRHDPYLRAICAVLGLAGLCFFLGASPTVGAVNRVSGIPNLAAPLTYAAITAYSAASQILVTLWRGGPDVHRTVRRWVLAYAGVVLGIATAFALGEAPVERRTDLDIYYATTPYLREMILLYLAGHLTAAAVTAVSALRWARDVRGWLRAGLVMLGGGALCGAGFSVSKLTAVGARWAGPDWSPLGTDVAQSAAALGALLTVAGVLTPLAGPRWTQWRRAWRTYVCLAPLERELDDILARRSLRLPRPRWSSPTTRLVWRQTSIHNALSHLDTYLDRKLYDETLRAALGATGDPERAAATAWAVVIAQAARGEASVAAPVPVRRPAPAGESTWFQERAPRPDALVRIADALATSPLVRGATVRATTPTTERSPAV, encoded by the coding sequence ATGAACGGCCTGCTCGGCTACGTCAGCTGCGGGGTGCTGTGGCTCGGCCTGGTGGTGAAGGCCCCGGACCTGCTCCGCCACCGGCACGACCCCTATCTGCGCGCCATCTGCGCGGTGCTGGGCCTGGCCGGCCTCTGTTTCTTCCTCGGCGCCTCGCCCACCGTCGGCGCCGTCAACCGCGTCAGCGGCATCCCCAACCTGGCGGCGCCGCTGACGTACGCGGCGATCACCGCGTACAGCGCGGCCTCGCAGATCCTGGTCACCCTCTGGCGGGGCGGACCGGACGTGCACCGGACCGTCCGCCGCTGGGTCCTCGCCTACGCCGGGGTGGTCCTCGGCATCGCGACGGCGTTCGCGCTGGGCGAGGCCCCGGTGGAGCGCCGTACGGACCTGGACATCTACTACGCGACCACGCCGTATCTGCGCGAGATGATCCTGCTCTATCTGGCCGGGCATCTCACCGCCGCCGCCGTCACCGCGGTGTCGGCGCTGCGCTGGGCCCGCGACGTCCGCGGCTGGCTGCGCGCGGGGCTGGTCATGCTCGGCGGCGGCGCGCTGTGCGGTGCCGGGTTCAGCGTGTCCAAGCTCACCGCGGTGGGCGCCCGCTGGGCCGGCCCCGACTGGTCGCCGCTCGGCACGGACGTTGCCCAGTCGGCCGCCGCCCTCGGTGCCCTGCTGACGGTCGCCGGTGTCCTGACCCCCCTGGCCGGACCCAGATGGACGCAGTGGCGGCGGGCCTGGCGGACGTATGTGTGCCTCGCGCCCCTGGAGCGCGAGCTGGACGACATCCTCGCCCGCCGTTCGCTCCGTCTGCCACGCCCGCGCTGGTCCTCCCCCACCACCCGGCTGGTGTGGCGCCAGACGAGCATCCACAACGCGCTCAGCCATCTGGACACCTACCTCGACCGGAAGCTGTACGACGAGACGCTCCGGGCCGCGCTGGGGGCGACAGGCGATCCGGAGCGGGCCGCGGCGACGGCCTGGGCGGTGGTGATCGCCCAGGCGGCCAGGGGCGAGGCCTCGGTCGCGGCCCCCGTACCGGTCCGACGGCCCGCGCCCGCCGGTGAGTCCACGTGGTTCCAGGAGCGGGCGCCGCGACCGGACGCGCTCGTGCGCATCGCGGACGCACTGGCCACGTCCCCGCTCGTCCGCGGAGCCACGGTGAGGGCGACGACGCCGACCACGGAACGGAGCCCCGCCGTATGA